In the Bacillus amyloliquefaciens DSM 7 = ATCC 23350 genome, AATTTCACATCTTCTTCAGAAAGCTCTTCGCTGTGGTTAAGCACAAGCAAAATGAGATCCGCTTCCTTCAGAACCTGGCGTGACCGTTCAACACCGATTCTTTCGACGATGTCTTCGGTCTCACGGATTCCGGCGGTATCGACAAGCCGGAGCGGCACGCCTCGGACATTGACATATTCCTCAATCACATCACGCGTCGTTCCCGGAATATCGGTTACGATCGCCTTCGTTTCATGGACAAGACTGTTAAGCAAAGAGGATTTCCCTACGTTCGGACGGCCGATGATGACGGTAGACAGTCCCTCGCGCAAAATTTTCCCCTGCTCAGACGTACGGAGCAGCGCCTCGATTTCTTTCTTCACACCGCTCGCCTTCTCCACTAAGAGCTGATGCGTCATTTCTTCGACGTCATCATATTCCGGATAATCTATATTAACCTCAACATGGGCAAGTGTTTCTAATAATTCATCACGAAGACGGCGGACAAGCGCAGAAAGCCGTCCTTCCATCTGATTCATGGCGACATTCATGGCACGGTCCGTTTTGGCCCTGATCAGATCCATCACCGCTTCCGCCTGTGACAGGTCAATCCGTCCGTTTAAAAATGCGCGCTTCGTAAACTCACCGGGTTCTGCCAGTCTCGCGCCTTCTCTTAAAGCAAGCTGGAGCACCTGATTAACCGTCACAATCCCTCCGTGACAGTTGATTTCGATGACATCTTCCCTTGTGAATGTTCTGGGCGCTCTTAAAACAGACACCATCACTTCCTCAATAATCCGTCCCGTAGTGCTGTCTGCAATATGCCCGTAATGAATGGTATGCGATTCTGCCGAACTGAGCGTTTTGCCTTTCGGACCCTTGTACATTTTGTCGGCAATTTTTACGGCTTCCGGCCCGCTCAGCCGAACGATCGCGATCGCGCCTTCACCCATCGGAGTTGAAATCGCTGCAATTGTATCCATGCTGTTCACCTCTCTTTATCTCTGTTTCCATCTATATAAAAAATTTTATTTACGCCAAAATTAAAAGATAACATAGTTTGGTTTGAAGTGGAAGATACGTTATCCACAAAGGCAGAAATTCATCCCTTATTACTTTAACTTATCCACATGTGAATAACAATTAATTTTATTTCCTAAAACCTTTTTTATCAACAGCATACACCGAAAAAGAAAAAACTTAAACGCCAAAAGTATGATTCTGCTTAGGAATAGAGCCAATTTTGCCAATAAAAAAACCGAAGTTCCGATTTTACCCGGACTTCGGTTTTCTGCTATCTTTATGGGAAATAACGAGATGGCGGTACCGGCCTTCACCGGTAGAAAAAGTTTTGATATTTGGATGCTTCGCCAGAGCGTCATGGATGATTTTTCTTTCACCAGACGGCA is a window encoding:
- the mnmE gene encoding tRNA uridine-5-carboxymethylaminomethyl(34) synthesis GTPase MnmE — protein: MDTIAAISTPMGEGAIAIVRLSGPEAVKIADKMYKGPKGKTLSSAESHTIHYGHIADSTTGRIIEEVMVSVLRAPRTFTREDVIEINCHGGIVTVNQVLQLALREGARLAEPGEFTKRAFLNGRIDLSQAEAVMDLIRAKTDRAMNVAMNQMEGRLSALVRRLRDELLETLAHVEVNIDYPEYDDVEEMTHQLLVEKASGVKKEIEALLRTSEQGKILREGLSTVIIGRPNVGKSSLLNSLVHETKAIVTDIPGTTRDVIEEYVNVRGVPLRLVDTAGIRETEDIVERIGVERSRQVLKEADLILLVLNHSEELSEEDVKLFEAVEGMDVIVIMNKTDLEAKIDAERVKELAKGRPVVTTSLLKEEGIQDLEEAIQSLFYTGAIESGDLTYVSNTRHISILHQAKQAIDDALNGIEQDVPIDMVQIDLTRCWELLGEIIGDAVHESLIDQLFSQFCLGK